A stretch of the Halomonas sp. BDJS001 genome encodes the following:
- a CDS encoding carbohydrate ABC transporter permease has product MNTITALRSRYTSTLSLETVAAWLLAIIWIFPLLYAFWAAFHPSEFMVNFSLFAPLTLENFTNAWSQAPFGRYYLNTFALVTGVVIGQFIVCTLAAFAFARFPIPGKNVLFMLVLIQLFVFPEVLIVENYRIASELGLINTITGIGLPYVASALGIFLLRQTFKTIPRELEDAARIEGCNWLEILWKVYVPLAKPTYLAYGLVSISHHWNNFIWPLVVTNSVESRPLTVGLGVFSAPETGVNWATVSAATLLSIAPLLIAFLLFQRQFVQSFLRAGIR; this is encoded by the coding sequence ATGAATACAATCACTGCGCTCCGATCTCGTTACACCTCCACTCTATCGCTTGAAACGGTGGCCGCGTGGCTGCTGGCGATCATTTGGATATTCCCGCTGCTGTATGCCTTTTGGGCGGCTTTCCACCCTAGCGAGTTTATGGTGAATTTTTCTCTATTCGCCCCGCTGACGCTGGAAAACTTCACTAACGCCTGGTCTCAAGCACCCTTTGGCCGCTACTACCTGAACACCTTTGCGCTTGTGACAGGGGTGGTGATCGGTCAGTTTATCGTTTGTACCCTGGCGGCGTTTGCCTTTGCGCGCTTTCCAATTCCCGGTAAGAACGTTTTATTTATGCTAGTGCTGATTCAGCTCTTTGTGTTCCCCGAAGTGCTGATTGTCGAGAACTACCGCATTGCAAGCGAGCTGGGGTTGATCAACACCATCACCGGGATTGGCCTGCCTTATGTCGCCAGTGCCCTGGGTATTTTTCTGCTCCGCCAAACGTTCAAAACCATTCCCCGTGAGCTGGAAGACGCCGCCCGCATCGAAGGCTGTAACTGGCTGGAAATTTTATGGAAGGTTTACGTACCGCTCGCCAAGCCTACCTACCTTGCTTACGGGCTGGTCTCGATCAGCCACCACTGGAATAACTTTATCTGGCCGCTAGTGGTCACCAACTCGGTAGAGAGCCGCCCGCTCACGGTGGGCTTAGGCGTTTTCTCCGCGCCCGAAACCGGCGTCAACTGGGCCACCGTTAGCGCCGCAACGCTGCTAAGTATCGCTCCACTGCTAATCGCCTTTTTGCTTTTCCAGCGCCAATTCGTGCAGTCGTTTTTAAGGGCCGGGATTCGCTAG
- a CDS encoding ABC transporter ATP-binding protein — MNSLSQSPTHELISDTAQNGDVQINIQGIQKRFGSFLALDDIFIDVQRGEFLTLLGPSGSGKTTLLMILAGFSTPSAGRLTRAGQDLTQRPAEKRNFGMVFQGYALFPHMSVADNVAFPLRIRGVAAANRRQRVKHMLETVGLSEHAHKKPHTLSGGQQQRVALARALVFEPEMLLLDEPFSALDKNLRGQLQEEMKRIHQGMGTTFVFVTHDQSEALALSSRIAIFKKGRLAQLDTPERLYNRPHDRFVAEFLGRMNLLPLSHPKRSGQRVSSQFEGTLLTANNLRHIPHNNLMLGIRPEQLSIALSYNEAASNGVNCLMATLQERTYQGHSFDLTLSTTQGHVLTTSVTNSHPAARATPGTPLWLYWPVDAGIVIEA; from the coding sequence ATGAATAGCCTTTCCCAGTCACCCACTCACGAGCTAATTAGCGACACGGCTCAGAATGGTGACGTACAAATTAACATACAGGGCATTCAGAAGCGTTTTGGAAGTTTTCTGGCTCTCGACGATATTTTCATTGATGTCCAACGGGGCGAATTTCTAACCTTACTCGGCCCCTCTGGCTCTGGTAAAACTACCCTACTGATGATTCTGGCAGGCTTCAGCACTCCCTCTGCCGGACGTCTGACCAGAGCGGGACAAGACCTCACTCAGCGGCCAGCCGAAAAGCGTAACTTTGGCATGGTATTTCAAGGCTATGCACTGTTTCCGCATATGAGCGTTGCGGACAATGTCGCCTTTCCGTTACGTATTCGTGGCGTAGCTGCCGCCAACCGACGCCAGCGCGTGAAGCACATGCTGGAGACCGTGGGTCTGAGCGAGCATGCTCACAAGAAGCCACACACTCTCTCCGGTGGTCAGCAGCAAAGGGTAGCGTTGGCTAGGGCACTGGTCTTTGAGCCAGAGATGTTGCTGCTTGACGAGCCATTTTCGGCGCTAGATAAAAACCTGCGCGGTCAGCTGCAAGAGGAAATGAAACGTATACACCAGGGAATGGGTACCACCTTTGTCTTCGTAACCCATGACCAGAGTGAGGCACTTGCCCTTTCATCGCGTATAGCCATCTTCAAGAAAGGTCGCTTGGCTCAACTTGATACGCCAGAACGCCTTTACAACCGGCCTCATGACCGCTTTGTTGCAGAGTTTCTAGGCCGTATGAACTTATTGCCGCTAAGCCATCCCAAACGCTCCGGGCAGCGTGTCAGCAGCCAGTTCGAAGGTACCCTATTGACAGCGAACAACCTACGCCATATTCCTCACAACAACCTGATGCTAGGCATCCGTCCCGAACAACTGAGTATTGCCCTTAGCTATAACGAAGCCGCGAGTAATGGCGTCAACTGCCTGATGGCCACGCTTCAGGAGCGCACTTACCAAGGCCACAGTTTCGACCTGACACTTAGCACCACCCAGGGCCATGTATTGACCACCAGCGTTACCAACTCACATCCGGCCGCTCGAGCCACACCAGGCACCCCATTATGGCTTTACTGGCCAGTTGATGCCGGCATCGTGATCGAGGCTTGA
- a CDS encoding class II aldolase/adducin family protein, with protein MNNIPLNVRQHISNNEWQARCELAALYRLLAYYRMTDLIDTHLTLRHPDTPEHFLINHYGIPFDLMRASDLVRIDHDGKVVDTLNPQGRVNVAGFVIHSAIHAARPELDCVIHTHTAAGMAVSALQEGLLPLTQHAMKFHGKLAYHEYEGVALDTSERQRLVVDLGPHKAMILRNHGLLAAGESVAEAFMEIYFLERACQAQVQALSGGRALHIPSEEVKRHTAAQFDSEDEKEITHLAWQAALRLIEDQHDDYCS; from the coding sequence ATGAATAACATACCGCTAAACGTTCGACAGCACATTAGTAACAATGAGTGGCAAGCACGCTGTGAACTGGCGGCACTTTATCGGCTGCTTGCCTATTACCGCATGACCGACCTGATCGATACGCACCTGACATTACGCCATCCTGATACCCCCGAGCATTTCCTGATCAACCACTATGGCATCCCCTTCGATCTAATGCGTGCATCCGATCTCGTACGCATCGACCATGACGGCAAGGTAGTGGACACCCTCAACCCACAAGGACGAGTCAATGTGGCGGGATTCGTTATCCACTCTGCCATCCATGCTGCCCGCCCCGAATTAGATTGCGTAATCCACACGCACACAGCAGCAGGAATGGCCGTGTCGGCCCTGCAAGAGGGATTACTACCACTCACACAACATGCGATGAAATTCCACGGTAAGCTGGCCTACCATGAGTATGAGGGCGTTGCTCTGGATACTTCTGAACGGCAGCGCCTCGTGGTAGATCTGGGGCCACATAAGGCAATGATTCTACGCAATCATGGTCTACTGGCAGCCGGCGAGAGTGTTGCAGAGGCCTTTATGGAAATATATTTTTTGGAGCGCGCCTGTCAGGCCCAGGTTCAGGCCTTATCCGGTGGACGAGCTCTTCATATACCTAGCGAAGAGGTTAAGCGACACACTGCAGCCCAGTTCGATTCGGAAGATGAGAAAGAGATCACTCATTTGGCATGGCAGGCAGCGCTTCGTTTAATCGAGGATCAGCATGACGATTACTGCAGTTAA
- a CDS encoding ABC transporter ATP-binding protein, whose protein sequence is MSNQSRIRLERVTKRWGAATAVDEISFDVTPGQFVILLGPSGCGKSTTLRMIAGLEEASDGRIHIGDRDVTRLPPGDRGLSMVFQSYALFPHLSVADNIVFGLRSRKVPKAEQRERLAKVAELVDLTDYLNRKPAQLSGGQRQRVALARSVISEHPICLMDEPLSNLDARLRSDMRREIKALQSRLNMTVIYVTHDQVEAMSMGDRVILMQHGKIVQDGTPDELYNRPASAFAASFIGSPAMNLLPLVAGENGAVIEGEPSTPVAPLEAVGGHLGIRPEDIELRIAPGSGVPANVLSEEYLGADTIAYVAVGSHTLRVRLSGKQALTGQPCSLYWTSENTHLFDADGLRRDDLTPTPLPSSSRSIPRPPAVGSFQH, encoded by the coding sequence ATGTCAAACCAATCGCGTATTCGCCTGGAACGCGTCACTAAACGTTGGGGCGCGGCCACTGCCGTCGATGAAATCTCCTTCGATGTCACGCCTGGGCAGTTTGTCATTCTTCTGGGCCCTTCCGGCTGCGGTAAATCGACCACCCTGCGCATGATCGCAGGTCTTGAAGAGGCCAGCGACGGGCGTATTCACATTGGCGATCGAGACGTTACGCGCCTACCGCCTGGAGATCGAGGGCTGAGCATGGTGTTTCAGTCCTATGCGCTATTCCCGCATTTAAGCGTTGCCGACAATATCGTGTTTGGCCTGCGCAGCCGCAAGGTACCCAAAGCCGAGCAGCGCGAGCGGCTAGCCAAAGTGGCCGAGCTAGTTGATTTAACCGATTATCTGAACCGCAAACCTGCCCAGCTTTCCGGCGGCCAACGCCAGCGGGTTGCTTTGGCGCGCTCGGTGATCTCCGAACACCCGATCTGCCTAATGGATGAACCGCTATCCAACCTGGACGCCCGGCTGCGCAGCGATATGCGCCGGGAAATCAAAGCACTACAAAGCCGCCTGAATATGACGGTGATTTACGTCACCCACGACCAGGTGGAAGCCATGAGTATGGGTGATCGTGTGATTCTGATGCAGCACGGCAAAATTGTGCAGGACGGCACCCCAGACGAGCTCTATAACCGCCCCGCTAGCGCTTTTGCCGCTAGCTTTATTGGCAGCCCCGCCATGAACCTGCTGCCCCTAGTGGCCGGTGAGAATGGCGCCGTTATCGAAGGCGAACCAAGTACCCCCGTAGCCCCCTTGGAGGCCGTCGGCGGCCACTTGGGTATCCGCCCGGAAGATATCGAACTGCGAATCGCACCCGGTTCCGGCGTGCCCGCTAACGTATTAAGTGAAGAGTACCTGGGAGCGGACACCATTGCTTATGTCGCGGTGGGATCGCACACCCTACGCGTGCGGCTTAGCGGCAAGCAGGCACTGACAGGCCAGCCATGTAGCCTCTATTGGACGTCAGAGAACACACACCTTTTCGATGCCGACGGCCTGCGGCGGGATGACCTGACACCGACCCCATTACCCAGCTCATCTCGAAGCATTCCTCGCCCACCGGCGGTGGGCTCTTTCCAACACTGA
- a CDS encoding ABC transporter substrate-binding protein, translating into MHQTHQQDCIELLVEKARRGQIDRRSFLKAAGMLAALPLAMRSGIGWAQDRPVIIVNWGGDAIDAYRQAWTDSFTRETGIPVRIDGSGPTEGAIRAQLASGRPSWDVVDAEPFTSLTLGREGLMRPLDFNTIERSKVNEEFATEFGVAGYLYSYVIAWDKERFDSAPQTWADFWDVERFPGKRTMYKWMNGVLEAALLADGVAVEDLYPLDVARALDKIDELRPHILAYWGSGAESQQLFLDGEVSIGQIWNTRAIVLERDTEGRVGWHYDNACVTPSSWAVLGDNPAGSEPAMRFINHALEPEGQIELLKLLGNGPSNPAAEALIPEELIELNCGSVDNLARQFKLDIEWYADHYGSVLDQFLSRTGA; encoded by the coding sequence ATGCATCAGACACATCAACAGGACTGTATTGAGCTTCTTGTCGAAAAGGCGCGTCGTGGTCAAATCGACCGCCGTAGCTTTCTTAAGGCGGCGGGTATGCTAGCGGCATTACCGCTTGCTATGCGCAGTGGTATTGGCTGGGCACAGGATCGCCCAGTTATTATCGTCAACTGGGGCGGCGATGCTATCGATGCATATCGGCAAGCCTGGACCGATAGTTTTACCCGCGAAACCGGCATTCCGGTGCGCATTGATGGCAGCGGCCCTACAGAAGGGGCGATCCGTGCCCAGCTAGCCTCAGGCCGCCCCAGTTGGGACGTGGTAGATGCCGAGCCGTTTACTTCCTTGACCCTGGGCCGTGAAGGACTGATGCGGCCACTAGACTTCAATACCATTGAACGAAGCAAAGTGAATGAAGAGTTTGCCACAGAGTTCGGTGTGGCGGGCTACCTGTATAGCTATGTTATCGCCTGGGACAAGGAGCGCTTCGATTCAGCCCCACAAACCTGGGCAGACTTTTGGGATGTTGAGCGTTTCCCCGGTAAGCGCACCATGTACAAATGGATGAATGGCGTTCTCGAAGCAGCCCTGCTGGCCGATGGTGTCGCTGTCGAGGATCTCTACCCTCTCGACGTAGCAAGAGCACTCGACAAGATTGATGAGCTGCGCCCTCACATTCTAGCTTATTGGGGCTCCGGCGCGGAAAGCCAGCAGTTGTTCCTCGATGGAGAAGTCAGCATCGGACAGATATGGAATACTCGTGCCATTGTGCTTGAACGCGATACAGAGGGCAGGGTGGGCTGGCACTATGATAATGCCTGTGTCACTCCCAGCAGTTGGGCAGTCCTTGGCGACAATCCAGCAGGTTCAGAACCCGCCATGCGCTTTATCAATCATGCACTGGAACCGGAAGGTCAGATTGAGCTACTCAAGTTGCTAGGTAACGGCCCATCAAACCCAGCTGCTGAGGCATTGATTCCCGAGGAACTCATCGAACTGAACTGTGGTTCAGTCGATAATCTTGCTCGCCAATTCAAGCTCGACATTGAATGGTACGCCGATCACTACGGCAGCGTACTAGACCAGTTTCTGTCACGCACTGGTGCCTGA
- a CDS encoding carbohydrate ABC transporter permease: MSFTNHRKMQLYGALLLLPAALLLTTFAYLPTVTTVINSLFLPGFRGAPTEFVGLENYQVLFDDPTFWKVSRNNLIYAVGTIPTSIALALGMALFVNGKLRGRGFVRMAYFTPTILPMIAAANIWMFFYAPQIGLFNKLLGMLGFSGVNWLGDPSVALSSVIVMSVWKEAGFFMIFYLAALQSMPPELKEAADLEGTSRWSFFWRVTFPLLMPTTLFVLINALINSVRVVDHLFILTKGGPNNATNLLLYYVYENAFSFFDRTTAATITVVILVVLAVVATLKFTILDRRTHYQ; this comes from the coding sequence ATGTCATTCACCAACCACCGCAAAATGCAGCTCTATGGCGCGCTTCTGCTGCTGCCCGCTGCGCTACTGCTGACGACGTTTGCTTATTTACCGACCGTTACTACGGTCATTAACAGCCTGTTTTTACCCGGCTTTCGCGGTGCTCCCACTGAATTCGTAGGCCTTGAAAATTATCAGGTGTTGTTCGATGACCCGACGTTTTGGAAAGTATCCCGTAACAACTTAATCTACGCCGTCGGTACGATTCCTACGTCCATCGCGCTGGCCTTGGGTATGGCGCTGTTCGTCAATGGCAAGCTTCGCGGGCGGGGCTTTGTGCGCATGGCTTACTTTACGCCGACGATTCTACCCATGATCGCCGCGGCCAATATATGGATGTTTTTCTATGCGCCGCAGATTGGCCTATTCAATAAACTGCTCGGCATGCTGGGCTTTTCCGGGGTGAACTGGCTGGGCGATCCCAGCGTTGCGTTAAGCTCGGTAATTGTGATGTCGGTATGGAAAGAAGCCGGCTTTTTTATGATCTTCTACCTGGCGGCGCTGCAAAGTATGCCACCCGAATTAAAAGAGGCAGCAGACTTAGAAGGCACTAGCCGCTGGAGCTTCTTCTGGCGGGTCACCTTTCCGCTGCTGATGCCCACCACGTTATTTGTGTTGATCAATGCGCTGATTAATTCGGTGCGGGTCGTCGATCACCTGTTTATTTTGACCAAGGGTGGGCCCAACAACGCCACCAACCTGCTGCTCTATTACGTCTACGAGAACGCCTTCTCGTTCTTTGACCGCACCACGGCAGCCACCATTACGGTGGTCATTCTGGTGGTACTGGCGGTGGTGGCCACGCTGAAGTTCACGATTTTAGACCGCAGGACGCACTACCAATGA
- a CDS encoding ABC transporter permease, which translates to MINRLPERWQYRLLLWPLPILLLLCYVIPFAGIVTWSVTLPELGVDNYARLANDPSIHAVLWRTLHLCAIVGVCALLLAFLMAYCWLYSSSRWQRWVELCIFLPFFISVLVRTFGWLVALRNNGLVNSWLQDLGLIDSPLALTRNTLGVIIAMVHFMVPFAFFPLLSSMRQIDDRVLLAARGLGASRLRVFISVFLPQTLPGLLGAFIMVFVFCLGFFIIPAILGGGSTLMAAEYVFLQMFQTYNWGIGAALCVLMLVLVSGLVWLLMRFSRVERLVG; encoded by the coding sequence ATGATTAACCGCCTTCCCGAACGTTGGCAGTACCGTCTGTTGTTGTGGCCACTGCCGATTCTACTGCTGCTTTGCTATGTGATCCCCTTTGCCGGCATCGTCACCTGGAGCGTGACGCTGCCGGAGCTAGGAGTAGATAACTATGCACGCCTGGCGAACGACCCTTCAATACACGCCGTGCTATGGCGCACTCTCCATCTGTGCGCCATTGTAGGGGTCTGTGCACTACTGCTGGCCTTTTTGATGGCCTACTGCTGGCTTTACAGCTCATCCCGATGGCAACGCTGGGTAGAGCTGTGCATTTTCCTGCCTTTTTTTATATCGGTACTAGTACGTACTTTCGGCTGGCTCGTAGCACTGCGAAATAATGGATTAGTAAATAGTTGGTTGCAGGATCTGGGGCTAATTGACTCTCCACTAGCGCTCACCCGCAATACTCTTGGAGTAATCATTGCCATGGTTCATTTCATGGTGCCTTTTGCCTTCTTTCCACTCCTCTCTTCGATGCGCCAGATTGATGACCGAGTGCTATTGGCCGCCCGCGGTCTAGGCGCCTCACGTTTGCGGGTATTCATTTCGGTGTTCCTGCCTCAAACCCTGCCCGGACTGCTAGGTGCTTTCATTATGGTCTTTGTATTCTGCCTGGGCTTTTTCATTATTCCCGCCATTCTTGGTGGTGGTAGCACATTGATGGCGGCGGAATACGTTTTCTTGCAGATGTTTCAGACCTACAACTGGGGAATTGGAGCCGCCTTGTGCGTACTGATGCTGGTACTGGTATCTGGATTGGTGTGGCTACTTATGCGGTTTTCGCGGGTCGAGCGACTAGTCGGTTGA
- a CDS encoding phytanoyl-CoA dioxygenase family protein: MQANSTEQGFTPDDPRAFDQYLQDGVICLRNVLNESWLTRLKEGTSDAIEQGGPHHFRFGTPNAPGFFFGDVMLWQRWPSFYEFAFDGPLASLAGHLMNSQGVTFYHDFLLVKDAGSSKPTPWHQDQSYWCIGGDQALTIWAPLDAVSSANTLEFVRGSHRWNTLYAAVPFADESSFDGSRDGRPEVPDIGLCCSDEDIVSWSLQPGDCLAFHARTLHRAPGNPLPHPRRVLSTCWAGDDAHYIEIASDLAPPIKGDGLIPGAPLACSTFPRIF, from the coding sequence ATGCAAGCCAACAGCACAGAACAGGGCTTTACTCCCGATGATCCTCGTGCGTTTGACCAGTATTTACAGGATGGGGTTATTTGCCTACGTAATGTTCTGAATGAAAGCTGGCTTACTCGGCTCAAAGAAGGCACCAGCGACGCTATCGAACAGGGCGGCCCTCACCACTTCCGATTTGGCACGCCAAATGCGCCCGGTTTTTTCTTTGGTGATGTCATGCTCTGGCAACGCTGGCCTAGCTTTTATGAGTTTGCGTTTGACGGCCCGCTGGCAAGTTTAGCCGGTCATCTAATGAACTCTCAGGGTGTGACCTTTTATCATGACTTCTTGCTCGTTAAGGATGCTGGCTCCAGCAAGCCGACACCTTGGCACCAAGATCAATCTTATTGGTGCATAGGTGGTGACCAAGCATTGACGATTTGGGCTCCTCTAGATGCTGTCAGTTCAGCCAATACGCTTGAGTTCGTACGCGGCTCTCATCGCTGGAACACTCTCTATGCTGCCGTGCCTTTCGCCGATGAAAGCTCTTTTGATGGTAGCCGCGATGGCCGCCCAGAAGTGCCGGATATCGGCCTCTGCTGTAGTGACGAGGACATCGTCAGTTGGTCTCTACAACCCGGGGACTGCCTTGCGTTTCACGCACGCACACTACATCGCGCTCCTGGCAACCCACTCCCCCATCCCCGCCGAGTACTGTCGACATGCTGGGCGGGGGATGATGCGCATTACATTGAAATAGCGAGCGATCTCGCACCGCCGATCAAGGGCGATGGCTTGATACCCGGCGCACCGCTGGCTTGTTCCACCTTCCCGAGGATTTTTTAA
- a CDS encoding isopenicillin N synthase family dioxygenase — MAQLNLIRYPAHEGEPRVGIGAHSDYECLTLLAQDNNGGLEARNAAGDWIAVPPIEGTFVVNIGDMMARWTNDRFASTIHRVYNRSSNERYSMPFFCGCNYHTLVSCLPHCSSSDNPPHYPDTFAGEHLVGRLDATNAHRQNTSGAGV; from the coding sequence ATGGCGCAACTTAACCTGATTCGTTATCCCGCACACGAAGGTGAGCCCCGAGTAGGTATCGGCGCGCACAGCGATTACGAATGCCTAACACTGCTCGCTCAGGATAACAACGGAGGTTTAGAAGCCCGCAATGCTGCTGGGGACTGGATCGCAGTGCCCCCCATTGAGGGTACTTTTGTCGTCAATATCGGTGACATGATGGCGCGCTGGACCAATGACCGCTTTGCATCCACCATTCATCGTGTTTATAACCGCTCCAGCAACGAGCGCTACTCAATGCCCTTTTTCTGTGGCTGCAATTACCACACATTGGTCAGTTGTTTACCTCACTGCTCAAGTTCCGATAATCCCCCCCATTATCCCGATACTTTTGCCGGTGAACACTTAGTTGGGCGCCTGGATGCTACCAATGCCCATCGTCAGAACACCAGCGGTGCAGGAGTATGA
- a CDS encoding ABC transporter substrate-binding protein, with protein MRLRPPFAMTALTAGLLSAAQVNADSVDLTMYYPVAVGGALTDVVDNLVEEFESEYPDINVEAIYAGNYDDTRVRAMSAMEAGETPQLSVMFSIDLYELIEQNAIVAFDDLVETDEEREWLDGFYPGLMENGQLDGKTYGIPFQRSTIVLFWNKDAFEAAGLDPETPPENWEEMAEMAATVREASGGEQWGVMVPSTGYPYWMFQAFAFQNGHRLMSEDGTEVYFDDPAAVKALEYWVSLATEHDAMPDGTIEWGTLRQNFLEASTAMMWHTTGNLTAVRSEANFDFGVAMLPMKTQRGSPTGGGNFYIFEDATEEEQRAAMTFIRWMTAPERAAAWSIETGYMGVSPAAYETDALQRYVEEFPPAAVARDQLEHGTAELSTYQGGRIRRALDNAVQAALTGQMTPQEALSQAQQEADSVLRRYAR; from the coding sequence ATGCGTTTGCGTCCCCCTTTTGCAATGACCGCCCTGACAGCGGGCTTGTTAAGCGCCGCCCAGGTAAACGCGGATAGCGTCGATCTGACCATGTACTACCCGGTCGCGGTGGGCGGTGCACTCACCGACGTGGTTGATAATCTGGTGGAAGAGTTTGAAAGCGAATACCCCGATATCAATGTGGAAGCGATCTACGCCGGCAACTACGACGACACCCGCGTGCGCGCCATGTCGGCGATGGAAGCGGGTGAAACGCCGCAATTGTCGGTCATGTTCTCCATTGATCTGTACGAGCTGATTGAGCAGAACGCCATTGTCGCCTTTGATGATCTGGTCGAAACCGATGAAGAGCGCGAATGGCTCGATGGCTTCTATCCAGGTCTGATGGAAAACGGTCAGTTGGATGGTAAAACCTACGGTATCCCCTTCCAGCGCTCCACCATCGTACTGTTTTGGAACAAGGACGCCTTTGAAGCCGCTGGCCTAGACCCCGAAACGCCCCCCGAGAACTGGGAAGAGATGGCCGAGATGGCCGCTACCGTGCGTGAAGCCTCCGGTGGCGAACAGTGGGGAGTGATGGTGCCCTCTACCGGCTACCCTTACTGGATGTTCCAAGCGTTTGCCTTTCAGAACGGCCATCGCCTAATGAGCGAAGATGGCACCGAGGTCTATTTTGATGACCCCGCTGCGGTCAAGGCCCTTGAATACTGGGTATCGCTGGCCACTGAGCACGACGCGATGCCCGACGGCACCATTGAGTGGGGCACCCTGCGTCAGAACTTCCTTGAAGCGTCTACGGCAATGATGTGGCACACCACCGGCAACCTGACCGCCGTACGCAGCGAAGCCAATTTTGATTTTGGCGTCGCCATGCTGCCGATGAAAACCCAGCGCGGCAGCCCCACCGGCGGCGGCAATTTCTACATTTTTGAAGACGCCACTGAAGAAGAACAGCGCGCGGCGATGACCTTCATTCGCTGGATGACCGCTCCCGAGCGCGCCGCTGCCTGGTCGATTGAGACTGGCTATATGGGCGTCAGCCCCGCCGCTTACGAAACCGATGCGCTGCAACGCTATGTGGAAGAGTTCCCGCCCGCTGCGGTTGCCCGCGACCAGCTTGAACACGGCACGGCGGAGCTTTCCACCTATCAGGGGGGGCGCATTCGCCGCGCCTTGGATAATGCCGTGCAGGCGGCACTCACCGGGCAAATGACACCGCAGGAAGCGCTTAGCCAGGCACAGCAAGAAGCCGACAGCGTGCTGCGTCGCTACGCACGCTAA
- a CDS encoding ABC transporter permease, which translates to MNIYRVGWLAKLLALITMGFLMLPLAAVIPVSFTGKRYLSMPEGDWSLRHYITLFNSSEWIGSIMNSAIVAISAALLATLLSTAFVIAVWYRNNKWTRWLIGLCMLPLIVPPVVSAMVLYFMTTNVSRIAPGLGYDSLPGVILAHTLLVVPFGVINMLVAISRVDRRIELAARNLGAGLWQTTWMVLLPNLRLSMLTTFLLCFILSWEEIAVTLFITSWEVITLPRQIWGGLRDNVDPVVAAISTLLIILTLTLLFLRMAIQGWRAAQRH; encoded by the coding sequence ATGAATATCTATCGGGTCGGCTGGCTCGCCAAGCTCCTAGCGCTTATCACTATGGGGTTTTTAATGCTCCCCCTTGCGGCAGTGATACCCGTGTCATTCACCGGCAAGCGCTATCTGTCGATGCCCGAGGGCGACTGGTCACTACGCCATTACATTACACTGTTCAACTCATCGGAGTGGATTGGCAGCATCATGAATAGCGCTATCGTTGCTATCTCAGCTGCTTTGCTGGCCACCCTGCTATCTACCGCTTTTGTCATCGCTGTTTGGTACCGCAATAACAAGTGGACACGCTGGCTGATCGGACTCTGCATGTTGCCGCTGATCGTCCCCCCAGTCGTATCGGCTATGGTGCTCTACTTTATGACTACCAATGTTTCGCGCATCGCCCCCGGCCTTGGGTATGATTCTCTGCCCGGAGTGATTCTCGCCCATACGCTGCTGGTCGTTCCTTTCGGCGTCATTAACATGTTGGTCGCCATCAGTCGGGTTGATCGACGGATTGAACTCGCGGCGCGCAACTTGGGGGCTGGCCTGTGGCAAACCACCTGGATGGTGTTGCTCCCTAACCTGCGCCTCTCCATGCTGACGACTTTTCTGCTCTGTTTCATTCTCTCCTGGGAAGAGATTGCCGTAACGCTGTTCATCACCAGTTGGGAGGTTATTACCCTGCCTCGTCAAATATGGGGCGGGTTACGGGACAATGTCGACCCAGTAGTAGCGGCCATTTCTACGCTGCTAATTATCTTGACCTTGACGCTGCTGTTTCTGCGTATGGCCATACAAGGCTGGCGCGCCGCACAGCGGCATTAA